Below is a genomic region from Planctomycetaceae bacterium.
ACCCGTACCATCTGACTAGCCAGTGGGGCAAAGACAACGAGATTGACAATCCCTCTGCCGGCGAGATGCCGCTGTTTAGTCGAATGTACCTGAAGTCGATGGAAGCAGAGCAACTATTCGACTCTTTGATCGTGGCGTCAAATGCCCATCAGGCGGGTCAGGGCGGTTGGGCGGCTCAGGAGGATCAGCGCCGTCGATGGATGCAGCAGTTTGTTGTTTCCTTCGACAATGACGAAAACGCTGAGGCGACGACGTTTAATGGAACCATCCCTCAGGCACTCATGCTGATGAACAGCGATCTGACCGACAAAGCGGTCAGCGTCGAACGGGGAAGTTTTCTGTTCGAAACGTTGAGTGCACCTGGAAAAGACGGGACAAAGATTGATGACCTCTATCTTGCCTGTCTGTCGCGTCATCCGACTCGCGGGGAGCTTGCAAAGATCCAGCGAATGATCGGAAGTTACCCCCCCGCAAACAGACTGGCTGCGTACCAGGACCTGATGTGGGCTCTCTTGAACTCAAACGAATTT
It encodes:
- a CDS encoding DUF1553 domain-containing protein, which produces PYHLTSQWGKDNEIDNPSAGEMPLFSRMYLKSMEAEQLFDSLIVASNAHQAGQGGWAAQEDQRRRWMQQFVVSFDNDENAEATTFNGTIPQALMLMNSDLTDKAVSVERGSFLFETLSAPGKDGTKIDDLYLACLSRHPTRGELAKIQRMIGSYPPANRLAAYQDLMWALLNSNEFVFIH